Proteins from a genomic interval of Coraliomargarita sinensis:
- the xerD gene encoding site-specific tyrosine recombinase XerD translates to MPADPLDAIPPSFAEPVESFLAWLELERGLSANTIQAYASDLVQCAQFMQAHGAADWTSVDSKLVSKFTADLSQKDYARTSQSRKLSSVRMLARHLVSENLRKDDFTELSSSPKLSRKLPDVLTMDEITRLLEAPAMSTPHGLRDRAILELFYSSGLRVSELCGLLLQSINLDEGYVRVFGKGSKERIAPIGRAAIKAVRDYLSGGRGQFVKPHTGSELFLSQQGKAISRKMVWVMIKDCARKAGIKKTIKPHLLRHSFATHLLEGGADLRAIQEMLGHSDISTTQIYTAVQSSRLADEHALYHPRGKSGK, encoded by the coding sequence ATGCCTGCGGACCCACTGGATGCCATCCCACCAAGCTTCGCCGAGCCCGTGGAGAGTTTTCTCGCCTGGTTGGAACTGGAGCGGGGCTTATCGGCAAATACGATTCAAGCCTATGCCAGCGACCTTGTGCAATGCGCTCAATTTATGCAGGCGCACGGCGCTGCGGATTGGACATCGGTGGATAGTAAGCTGGTGAGTAAATTCACCGCGGACCTGAGTCAAAAAGACTATGCCAGAACGAGCCAGTCACGGAAACTTTCGTCTGTGCGAATGCTGGCGCGCCATCTCGTGAGTGAAAACCTGCGTAAGGATGATTTCACCGAGCTTTCGAGCTCGCCCAAGCTATCACGCAAGCTGCCCGATGTACTCACGATGGACGAGATCACCCGCTTGCTCGAAGCCCCTGCGATGTCGACCCCGCACGGACTGCGTGATCGTGCTATCCTCGAATTGTTCTACAGTAGCGGGCTGCGCGTCTCCGAACTGTGCGGGCTGCTTTTGCAAAGCATTAATCTGGATGAAGGCTACGTGCGGGTCTTTGGTAAGGGCTCCAAAGAACGAATCGCTCCCATCGGTCGGGCCGCGATCAAGGCGGTGAGAGATTATCTATCCGGCGGGCGTGGGCAGTTTGTGAAGCCGCATACCGGGAGTGAATTGTTTTTGAGCCAGCAGGGGAAGGCGATTTCCCGTAAGATGGTCTGGGTCATGATCAAGGACTGTGCCCGCAAAGCGGGAATCAAGAAAACCATTAAACCGCACTTGCTGCGGCACTCATTTGCCACCCATCTGCTTGAGGGCGGGGCGGACCTGCGTGCCATTCAGGAGATGCTGGGGCATTCCGATATTTCCACGACACAGATTTATACGGCCGTGCAGTCCTCGCGCCTGGCCGACGAGCACGCGCTTTACCATCCCCGGGGGAAGTCGGGGAAGTAG
- a CDS encoding PPK2 family polyphosphate kinase: MSICDFNHYLIRPGQNMKLAEVSSDPWDDLPSKKSEAKEELSRLQERLSDLQQRFFVDRRKKMLLVLQGMDTSGKNGTIRHVFRGVNPQGVHVASFERPSSRELAHDYLWRVHKRAPSEGEIIIFDRSHYEDVLAVRVNNLKPETVWKKRYRHIRDFEQLLYDEETVILKFFLHIDRDTQKKRLQERLDVPAKNWKFDQSDLVARSKWDAYVQAYEDVFAETACEHAPWYVIPANKKWARNLLVARIVVACLEDMHLSYPQVDYDPAKIVIK; encoded by the coding sequence ATGAGCATCTGTGACTTCAATCACTACCTCATCCGACCCGGCCAAAACATGAAACTGGCTGAAGTGTCGTCCGATCCATGGGATGACCTCCCGTCAAAAAAAAGCGAGGCCAAGGAGGAACTCTCCCGCTTGCAGGAGAGACTATCGGACCTGCAGCAACGCTTCTTCGTCGACCGCCGCAAGAAAATGCTGCTCGTCCTTCAGGGCATGGACACCAGTGGAAAAAACGGGACGATCCGCCATGTTTTCCGCGGGGTGAACCCGCAGGGCGTACACGTTGCCAGTTTTGAACGCCCCTCTTCGCGCGAACTCGCACACGACTACCTCTGGAGAGTCCACAAGCGCGCGCCATCGGAAGGGGAAATTATTATTTTCGACCGCAGCCACTACGAGGACGTGCTTGCCGTGCGGGTAAACAACCTGAAACCCGAAACCGTCTGGAAAAAACGCTACCGCCATATTCGCGATTTCGAACAGCTCCTCTACGATGAAGAGACGGTGATTTTGAAATTCTTTCTCCACATCGACCGCGATACCCAGAAAAAGCGCTTACAGGAGCGCCTCGATGTACCGGCCAAAAACTGGAAATTTGATCAGTCTGATCTGGTCGCACGAAGCAAGTGGGACGCCTATGTTCAGGCCTATGAAGATGTCTTCGCCGAGACTGCCTGTGAACACGCTCCCTGGTATGTGATCCCCGCAAATAAAAAATGGGCCCGTAACCTGCTGGTAGCCAGAATCGTCGTGGCCTGCCTGGAAGATATGCACCTCAGCTATCCCCAGGTCGATTACGACCCGGCTAAAATTGTCATCAAATGA
- a CDS encoding glucosyl-3-phosphoglycerate synthase produces MSSKIDQWLETNTFHHGEFWDILKLVQEKEKKGLKISLCIPTLNEEKTIGKEIVILKSELMERYPLIDEFAVIDSGSEDKTLEVAASFGADTYLAADILPEVGDKRGKGENLWKAIYQLDGDIIIYVDADIKNIHPRFVTGIVAPLINNDTIKYCKAFYDRPMAYSSGIRSSGGGRVTEILIRPLFSLFFPELTSLIQPLSGEFAVRREVLERIPFPIGYGVETAHILDVYREWGLEAFGQCDLDQRIHRNQSTNALGKMSFGILQTFINRLKSYGMVDKLPEMATIYRQFQAEGNRYEQLTREIVEYERPPMVTIPAYREKYGIKE; encoded by the coding sequence ATGAGCAGTAAAATTGATCAATGGCTGGAAACGAACACGTTTCACCACGGCGAGTTCTGGGACATCCTGAAGCTGGTTCAGGAGAAGGAAAAGAAGGGGCTGAAGATCTCCCTCTGCATCCCTACCCTGAACGAAGAAAAAACCATCGGTAAGGAGATCGTCATCCTCAAGTCCGAACTGATGGAGCGCTACCCCTTGATCGATGAGTTTGCTGTCATCGATTCCGGATCCGAGGATAAGACGCTGGAGGTGGCGGCCTCGTTTGGAGCGGACACGTACTTGGCCGCGGATATCCTGCCCGAAGTCGGGGACAAGCGCGGCAAGGGCGAAAACCTCTGGAAGGCGATCTATCAACTCGACGGTGATATCATCATCTACGTCGACGCGGACATTAAGAATATTCATCCGCGCTTTGTCACCGGTATTGTCGCGCCCTTGATCAACAACGACACGATCAAATACTGCAAAGCTTTCTATGATCGCCCCATGGCCTACTCGAGCGGAATCCGTTCCAGCGGCGGCGGCCGGGTGACTGAAATCCTCATCCGACCCCTCTTCTCCCTCTTTTTCCCTGAACTGACATCATTGATCCAACCCCTTTCCGGCGAGTTTGCCGTCCGGCGCGAGGTGTTGGAGCGTATCCCCTTCCCCATCGGCTATGGCGTCGAAACCGCACATATTCTCGACGTCTATCGCGAATGGGGTCTCGAAGCTTTCGGCCAGTGTGACCTCGACCAACGGATCCATCGCAATCAAAGCACCAACGCCCTCGGCAAGATGTCGTTCGGGATTCTGCAGACCTTTATCAATCGCCTGAAAAGTTACGGCATGGTCGACAAGCTCCCGGAAATGGCGACGATTTACCGCCAGTTTCAAGCCGAGGGAAATCGCTACGAGCAACTGACCCGTGAGATCGTGGAATACGAGCGCCCCCCGATGGTGACCATTCCCGCCTACCGGGAAAAATACGGCATCAAGGAGTAG
- a CDS encoding glycosyltransferase family 4 protein → MSKNIGFISTRFAGSDGVSLESAKWAEVLWDDKHVSYWYSGRNDRDPGCSYCVPEAYFGHPENEWINERIWGHPRRNPEVTERINAMADYLKQTLYDFVNYHNIDILIPQNVLAIPMHVPLGIALTEFLAETQMPAIAHHHDFYWERTRFSIGGVKDYLDMAFPPSLPHLHHIGINQAALEQLALRKGVTSTLMPNVFDFDNPPPQADRYTSDIRKEIGISEDDFLILQPTRIVPRKGIEHAIKMVGMLNDDRYKLVISHDAGDEGLDYKHQLEEMAKQEGVDLRFFAARIGEVRQVDHQGNKIYTLWDIYKHADLMTYPSTYEGFGNALLEAIYFKVPVVINRYSIYVQDIEPKGFKLIEMDGFITQNLLDQVRRVIEDKEHRKSIVDHNYKVARRYYSYTVLRRVLRHHIAMLTGDAPNASPRTKESSK, encoded by the coding sequence ATGTCGAAGAATATAGGTTTTATCTCCACGCGCTTTGCCGGTTCAGACGGGGTTTCTCTCGAAAGTGCCAAGTGGGCCGAAGTCCTTTGGGATGACAAGCATGTGAGCTATTGGTATAGCGGGCGCAACGACCGCGATCCGGGATGCAGCTATTGTGTCCCGGAGGCTTATTTCGGGCATCCGGAAAACGAGTGGATTAATGAGCGTATCTGGGGACATCCACGGCGTAACCCTGAAGTGACGGAGCGTATCAATGCGATGGCCGATTACCTCAAGCAGACGCTGTATGATTTCGTTAATTATCACAATATCGACATTCTGATTCCACAGAATGTACTCGCGATTCCCATGCACGTGCCGCTCGGCATCGCCCTGACCGAGTTCCTGGCCGAGACCCAGATGCCGGCCATCGCGCACCATCACGACTTTTACTGGGAGCGGACCCGTTTCTCCATTGGCGGAGTTAAGGACTACCTAGACATGGCCTTTCCACCCAGTTTGCCGCACCTGCATCATATCGGGATCAATCAGGCTGCGCTCGAGCAGCTCGCCCTGCGTAAGGGCGTCACCTCCACACTGATGCCGAACGTCTTCGACTTTGACAATCCACCTCCGCAGGCCGACCGGTATACTTCGGATATTCGAAAAGAGATTGGTATCAGCGAGGACGATTTTCTCATCCTTCAACCCACCCGAATCGTGCCGCGGAAGGGGATTGAGCATGCCATCAAGATGGTCGGTATGCTCAACGACGACCGCTACAAACTTGTCATTTCCCACGATGCGGGCGACGAGGGCTTGGATTACAAGCACCAGCTTGAAGAGATGGCGAAACAAGAGGGCGTGGACCTGCGTTTTTTCGCCGCACGTATCGGTGAAGTCCGCCAGGTCGACCACCAGGGGAATAAAATCTACACGCTCTGGGATATTTACAAGCATGCCGACCTGATGACGTACCCGAGCACCTATGAGGGCTTTGGTAATGCGCTCCTTGAAGCGATTTACTTCAAGGTGCCTGTCGTGATCAACCGCTACTCGATTTATGTACAGGATATCGAACCAAAGGGGTTCAAGCTGATTGAGATGGATGGTTTTATTACGCAAAACCTGCTCGACCAGGTGCGCCGTGTGATCGAAGACAAAGAGCATCGAAAGTCGATTGTGGATCATAACTACAAGGTCGCGCGCCGCTACTACAGCTACACTGTGCTTCGACGTGTGCTGCGCCATCATATCGCGATGCTCACTGGCGATGCACCCAATGCTTCGCCCCGAACCAAGGAGAGCTCCAAATGA
- a CDS encoding M20/M25/M40 family metallo-hydrolase — protein MATDLQSILDSIHPHRKELHSIRELLLANAMMIGEIPAPTGEEADRITFLANRYTEDGLQNISIDEAGNGMAVLPGKRGENNILVCAHADTVFSPNVDHAMSVTADKIFGPGIGDNSLGLAAIVTLPEILKRLKISFDDNLILLGCSRSLGRGDLGGIRFFLENNKLPIRAGISVEGIQLGRLSYSAIGMLRGEISVHMPSAYDWAKFGATGSVATLTKVVQRIMEIPIPMQPPTQIIFGSINGGTSFGTRPSSAKLRFEIRSEKAGMVAELKEKIIDIVEETANTSNAEIKFSSVAERQTGGLDYGHPMVKAMRKILETLEVKPRIEPSVGELSQLIDRGVPSVTLGLTRGENKNELDESIDIPPIFGGIAQMIALLESIDGGLCDEQ, from the coding sequence ATGGCGACTGACCTTCAATCCATCCTCGACAGCATACACCCGCACCGCAAGGAGCTGCACTCGATCCGCGAGTTACTCCTGGCCAATGCCATGATGATTGGTGAGATTCCTGCCCCGACGGGTGAAGAGGCCGATCGGATTACCTTTCTGGCCAATCGCTACACGGAGGACGGACTACAAAATATCTCCATCGATGAAGCCGGCAATGGAATGGCCGTGCTTCCCGGCAAACGGGGTGAAAACAACATTCTCGTCTGTGCGCATGCCGATACGGTATTCAGTCCCAACGTGGACCATGCCATGTCGGTTACCGCCGACAAAATCTTCGGCCCGGGCATCGGGGACAACAGCCTGGGACTTGCCGCCATTGTCACCTTGCCGGAAATCCTCAAACGCTTGAAGATCAGCTTTGACGACAATCTCATCCTTCTCGGCTGCTCACGGAGCCTGGGCCGGGGGGACCTCGGTGGTATCCGTTTCTTTCTGGAAAACAACAAGCTGCCCATCCGCGCCGGCATCAGCGTCGAGGGGATACAGCTCGGGCGGTTAAGCTACAGCGCGATCGGCATGCTTCGCGGGGAGATCTCCGTGCACATGCCCTCCGCTTATGACTGGGCGAAATTCGGCGCGACCGGATCCGTCGCCACACTGACAAAGGTTGTCCAGCGTATCATGGAGATCCCCATCCCCATGCAACCGCCAACGCAAATCATCTTCGGCTCCATTAACGGGGGCACCTCATTCGGCACCCGCCCGAGCAGCGCAAAACTGCGCTTCGAGATCCGCAGTGAGAAAGCCGGGATGGTGGCCGAGTTGAAAGAAAAGATCATCGATATCGTCGAAGAAACCGCCAACACCTCGAATGCGGAAATAAAGTTTTCCTCCGTCGCCGAACGCCAGACCGGCGGGCTTGATTATGGGCACCCCATGGTGAAAGCCATGCGCAAAATTCTTGAGACACTTGAAGTCAAACCACGAATCGAACCCAGCGTCGGCGAACTCAGCCAACTTATCGACCGGGGCGTCCCCAGTGTGACGCTCGGTCTCACCCGGGGCGAAAACAAGAACGAGTTGGATGAATCGATTGATATTCCACCCATATTTGGCGGGATCGCACAGATGATTGCGCTTCTCGAATCCATCGACGGAGGACTTTGCGATGAGCAGTAA
- a CDS encoding sugar phosphorylase, whose product MIKAISREQLKTIRKRFERLYGSQAEKLLERFVMVIGRYGVGVDVAPEVDKWDERDSVLITYADTVCHEGEAVPLKALNRFARKHLTGAIRTIHLLPFYPWSSDDGFSVIDYRKVDPDCGEWGDVVALGQNFDLMFDFVLNHCSAKSSWFKDYVAGIEPARHYFLPMNPKKDFSEVVRPRTTPLLTKTRTRDGESHVWTTFSPDQVDLNWQNPEVFFEFLDILFLYLSKGMRIARLDAVAFLWKELGTNCLHLPETHEMVKLFRDVCEIVAPKAIILTETNVPHAENVSYFGQGDEAHMVYQFSLPPLLLHAFTTGNGSYLTKWAMELEPPPEGCTYFNFTASHDGVGVRPVEGLLPNDERDALIKHVEEAGGRVSWRAMPDGSKQPYELNITYYSALSIPGDTKLGAARFLCSQALALSMRGIPGIYFHSLTGTENYTEGVEASGQNRTINRRKWQLPELKEHLKDGVGKLVFNRYLRMLRRRTEHPAFHPDAPQEVFDVNLDLFVHRRTSLDGEEAVFCIFNLTGKTKQLKQLCPDPKFTEAEVFYDILRARELKPNSKGYTIKPYQALWLVPRS is encoded by the coding sequence ATGATCAAGGCCATTTCCAGAGAACAGCTGAAAACCATACGGAAGCGCTTTGAGCGCCTATACGGTAGCCAGGCGGAGAAGCTACTTGAGCGCTTTGTCATGGTGATCGGGCGCTACGGTGTCGGTGTGGATGTGGCCCCCGAAGTCGATAAGTGGGACGAGCGGGATAGCGTCCTCATCACTTATGCGGATACGGTTTGCCACGAGGGAGAGGCGGTGCCGCTGAAGGCGCTCAATAGGTTTGCACGCAAGCATCTGACCGGCGCGATTCGTACCATACATCTGCTGCCGTTTTATCCCTGGTCCTCGGACGATGGATTTTCCGTGATCGATTACCGCAAGGTCGACCCGGATTGCGGCGAGTGGGGCGATGTCGTGGCCCTCGGGCAAAACTTCGATCTGATGTTCGATTTTGTGCTCAATCACTGTTCGGCCAAAAGCAGTTGGTTTAAGGATTACGTGGCCGGAATTGAGCCGGCCCGTCACTACTTCCTGCCCATGAACCCGAAGAAGGATTTCAGCGAGGTGGTGCGTCCGCGCACGACGCCCCTACTGACCAAGACACGCACCCGCGACGGCGAGTCGCACGTCTGGACGACCTTCTCGCCTGATCAGGTCGATCTTAATTGGCAGAACCCGGAAGTCTTCTTTGAGTTTCTCGACATTCTCTTCCTTTATCTCTCGAAAGGGATGCGCATCGCACGATTGGATGCCGTTGCATTCCTCTGGAAGGAACTGGGCACCAATTGCCTGCATCTGCCCGAGACCCATGAGATGGTGAAACTCTTCCGCGATGTTTGTGAGATCGTCGCACCGAAAGCCATTATTTTGACCGAGACCAACGTCCCGCACGCGGAAAACGTAAGTTACTTCGGCCAGGGGGACGAGGCCCACATGGTGTATCAGTTCAGTCTGCCGCCTCTTCTGCTCCACGCCTTCACGACGGGTAATGGTTCCTATCTGACGAAGTGGGCCATGGAACTCGAACCGCCCCCGGAAGGCTGCACCTACTTTAACTTTACCGCCAGTCATGACGGAGTGGGCGTTCGTCCGGTAGAAGGTCTCCTCCCCAACGACGAACGCGACGCTCTGATCAAGCACGTGGAAGAAGCGGGAGGGCGGGTAAGCTGGCGCGCCATGCCAGACGGTTCGAAACAACCCTATGAGCTCAATATCACTTACTATTCTGCACTCTCAATACCCGGGGACACCAAGCTGGGTGCCGCACGCTTCCTCTGCTCGCAGGCGCTCGCCCTCTCCATGCGCGGCATTCCCGGAATTTACTTCCACAGTCTGACCGGCACGGAGAATTATACCGAGGGAGTCGAAGCAAGCGGCCAAAACCGGACGATCAACCGCCGCAAGTGGCAACTGCCGGAACTGAAGGAGCATTTAAAAGATGGTGTCGGTAAGCTCGTCTTCAATCGCTACCTGCGCATGCTGCGGCGCCGCACGGAGCACCCGGCTTTTCACCCCGACGCGCCGCAGGAAGTCTTCGATGTGAATCTGGACCTCTTCGTGCACCGCCGCACTTCGCTGGATGGCGAGGAGGCCGTCTTCTGTATCTTCAACCTGACCGGCAAGACGAAGCAACTGAAGCAGCTTTGCCCGGATCCGAAGTTTACCGAGGCTGAGGTCTTTTACGACATCCTGCGTGCACGGGAGCTGAAGCCGAACAGCAAAGGTTACACCATCAAGCCCTATCAGGCGCTTTGGCTGGTGCCGCGAAGTTAA
- the argA gene encoding amino-acid N-acetyltransferase: MSVDTTSDLTIKPTDLRGILKYVPMFRGQVFVIAVDGSLVAHEMFRNVLLDIAVLRSLNIKIVLVHGIGQQLRELGESRNVEISDAYGEGATDEITLQLATEATATVNLQIVQGLTKNKLRCAATNAVRSKEIGILRGKDQQLSGNVDKLDIKLIHQLLDNDTIPVVSPIAFNREGNSLRINSDLLAAELASNLDASKLIYLTTHDGLQLEGNLVTNLLVADLEALLKDSASSSIPERLRSKSTYAIKAIRGGTPRAHILDGRIFGVLLNEIFDKVGIGTMVYNNDYESIRPAIPADAYAIFNITRNAVQSDALLERTQQYVESEIANFYVYEIDGSIIGCIHLRNYEGGKTVEIGSVYVQTFYQKKGVGRRMIEYVCQEVKRKGTTRVIALTTQATKFFTAVCDFKEGGYKDLPAERADEAQRNGRNSRVFYLDLN; this comes from the coding sequence ATGAGCGTCGACACGACAAGCGATCTAACGATTAAACCCACTGACCTTCGCGGCATTTTGAAGTACGTGCCCATGTTCCGCGGGCAGGTCTTCGTCATCGCCGTCGACGGCAGCCTGGTGGCACATGAGATGTTTCGCAATGTTCTGCTCGATATCGCGGTGCTGCGTTCGCTGAACATTAAGATCGTTCTCGTACACGGCATCGGGCAGCAACTCAGGGAATTGGGTGAATCCCGGAACGTGGAGATCTCGGATGCCTACGGAGAAGGCGCCACCGACGAAATAACCCTGCAACTGGCGACGGAGGCCACGGCGACGGTCAATTTGCAGATCGTGCAGGGCTTGACGAAAAACAAGCTGCGTTGTGCCGCGACCAACGCAGTCCGGAGTAAAGAGATTGGCATACTCAGGGGCAAGGATCAGCAACTCAGCGGCAACGTCGATAAGCTCGATATCAAGTTGATCCATCAATTGCTCGACAACGACACCATCCCCGTCGTTTCACCGATCGCATTCAACCGGGAAGGCAATTCCCTGCGCATCAATTCAGACCTGCTGGCCGCCGAATTGGCCTCGAATCTGGACGCGTCCAAACTGATCTACCTGACCACACATGACGGACTGCAATTGGAGGGCAATCTGGTGACTAATCTTCTGGTGGCCGACCTTGAGGCTCTCCTGAAAGATTCCGCTTCCAGCTCCATCCCCGAACGCCTGCGCAGCAAATCGACTTACGCGATCAAAGCCATCAGGGGCGGGACTCCGCGCGCCCATATTCTCGATGGCCGTATCTTCGGTGTCTTGCTCAATGAGATTTTCGATAAGGTGGGTATCGGCACCATGGTCTACAACAACGACTATGAGTCGATACGCCCGGCCATTCCCGCGGATGCCTATGCCATCTTCAACATCACCCGCAATGCGGTGCAAAGTGATGCGCTGCTGGAACGGACCCAACAGTATGTGGAATCCGAGATCGCGAATTTCTACGTTTACGAAATTGATGGGAGCATCATCGGCTGCATCCATCTACGTAATTACGAGGGTGGCAAAACCGTCGAAATAGGCAGCGTCTATGTTCAGACTTTCTATCAAAAGAAAGGCGTCGGCCGCCGCATGATCGAATACGTCTGCCAGGAAGTGAAACGGAAAGGAACGACCCGCGTTATCGCCCTGACAACTCAAGCGACGAAGTTCTTTACCGCCGTCTGCGATTTCAAGGAAGGCGGCTACAAAGACCTGCCAGCCGAACGTGCGGATGAAGCGCAACGCAACGGTCGAAACTCGAGGGTATTCTATCTGGATTTAAACTGA
- a CDS encoding 4'-phosphopantetheinyl transferase family protein produces the protein MSTPDYRHLLSSALAGLIPRGVEFSTGPIPESVDFDYEREADCLKTAGEYRKCEFIGGRECVRAALEALGFPRGPILPNADGVPVWPDGTIAAISHSRGYCAAIAAKSSDYSALGLDLEKTDRLSPAAIERTVHPGEQSFVQGEQKKASLIFCAKEAFYKAQFPLWQTHANFHDLELAVDIASGELTVRNMAERFPGELRALADQIRFRFSYVEDFVISVCWLKCRD, from the coding sequence ATGAGCACACCGGATTACAGGCATTTGTTGAGTTCAGCCCTGGCGGGGTTAATCCCTCGCGGTGTCGAGTTTTCCACCGGTCCAATTCCCGAATCGGTTGATTTTGATTATGAACGGGAAGCCGACTGTTTGAAAACGGCGGGCGAATACCGGAAGTGCGAGTTCATTGGAGGTCGTGAATGTGTGCGGGCGGCACTCGAGGCGCTCGGCTTTCCCCGAGGACCAATCCTGCCGAATGCCGATGGTGTGCCTGTCTGGCCGGATGGTACGATAGCCGCGATATCACACTCGCGTGGTTATTGTGCTGCCATTGCCGCCAAAAGTTCGGACTATTCTGCCCTCGGTTTGGATTTGGAAAAGACTGATCGTCTGAGTCCAGCGGCGATTGAGCGCACAGTACACCCGGGCGAGCAGTCCTTCGTTCAAGGCGAACAGAAAAAGGCATCGCTAATATTTTGCGCAAAAGAGGCTTTTTATAAGGCGCAGTTTCCCCTCTGGCAGACCCACGCGAATTTCCATGACCTGGAGTTGGCGGTCGATATTGCCAGCGGGGAATTGACGGTTCGAAACATGGCAGAGCGATTCCCCGGGGAGCTGCGCGCACTCGCGGATCAGATTCGTTTTCGCTTCAGCTACGTTGAGGACTTCGTCATCTCAGTATGCTGGTTAAAGTGCAGGGATTAA
- a CDS encoding helix-hairpin-helix domain-containing protein, producing the protein MRVCILLALFGSIIVSLHAAKQEVKDWETLRGCQLVLSDQNDGDSFLIHHKDEQHVFRIYWADAPETSGRSTEVVRDQSRYFAVPVEEVTDAGQLASRYSRRFLRGEFTVHTRWQDARSGREQSYFAILEKDGEYLSQYLVAEGLARIHGMPTEGNWPEGPTARAYLGRLKNLERQAQREKDGIWGLASDSMQMSGLEALLTASETSGDDALLLGRKQIPEKAKVERININTASLEELETLPGIGPALGQRIIRARPIQTVDALVEISGISINTLSGFRHMIVTEDPPPPEKTVAFYKADLERYLDEEVVVVVDRVGSLDVTSPQGFRAVRMHTAYRGESGGAITAFIPDEFYESFTKFYAEPGKEFTGLLYRQNDDVVLVYRRD; encoded by the coding sequence ATGCGTGTCTGTATCTTACTTGCCCTGTTTGGCAGCATAATCGTTTCACTGCATGCCGCGAAACAAGAAGTCAAGGATTGGGAAACGCTCCGGGGCTGCCAACTGGTGTTATCTGACCAGAACGACGGGGACAGTTTTCTGATTCACCATAAGGACGAACAACATGTCTTTAGGATCTACTGGGCCGACGCCCCTGAAACCTCGGGCCGTTCAACGGAGGTCGTCCGTGACCAGAGCCGGTATTTTGCCGTACCGGTCGAAGAAGTGACTGATGCCGGCCAACTGGCCAGTCGATATTCAAGGCGATTTCTCCGCGGCGAGTTTACAGTCCACACCCGTTGGCAAGACGCACGCTCCGGTCGTGAGCAGAGCTATTTCGCGATCCTTGAAAAGGACGGAGAATATCTATCGCAGTACCTTGTGGCGGAGGGTCTGGCACGAATCCACGGCATGCCGACAGAAGGCAACTGGCCGGAAGGCCCGACTGCCCGCGCTTATCTCGGGCGTTTGAAAAACCTGGAGCGTCAGGCACAACGTGAAAAAGACGGCATCTGGGGTCTCGCTTCCGACTCCATGCAAATGTCGGGCCTGGAGGCTTTGTTGACAGCGAGCGAAACTTCCGGCGACGACGCGCTCCTGTTAGGGCGTAAGCAAATCCCGGAAAAGGCTAAGGTCGAGAGAATCAATATCAACACGGCTTCGCTGGAAGAACTCGAAACCTTGCCCGGCATCGGGCCGGCACTGGGCCAGCGGATCATTCGGGCCCGCCCGATTCAAACCGTCGATGCCCTCGTCGAAATCTCCGGCATTAGCATCAACACCTTGTCGGGCTTCAGGCATATGATCGTTACCGAAGATCCGCCGCCCCCGGAGAAAACCGTGGCATTCTACAAGGCAGATCTGGAGCGCTATCTTGACGAGGAAGTTGTCGTGGTCGTCGACAGGGTCGGCTCGCTCGACGTAACAAGTCCTCAGGGGTTTCGTGCCGTCAGGATGCACACGGCCTACAGGGGTGAGTCTGGCGGAGCCATCACTGCCTTCATTCCGGATGAATTCTACGAGTCCTTCACGAAATTTTATGCCGAACCCGGAAAAGAGTTCACAGGTCTGCTCTACCGGCAGAATGATGACGTGGTTCTGGTCTATCGTCGCGATTAG